The DNA region GCGAGATCTGAGGGGCGGCTTCATTGCATCTGAGGGAGCCGCGCTTCAGGAGTTCGATGGCGATGTTCGTAAGCAAAAATGAGCATAGACTGCAAACCGACTATCAGGCTTTCAATGCGCCTTCATCGACTGCAAGCTTCAGCGCCTTGGCGGCTTCCTGCGCAGCGATGGCGGCGACGTCCGACGTCTTGAACCAGCGATCCTTCTCGACCTGGTGATACGTCACGGTGGTCAGCGGTGGTTTGGCGCGCATGATAATGACTGCCTGGAATTCGCCTTCGACTTCTCTGGCTTCGCCCCGGATAAAAAATTCACCGATATCAAATTCCGTCACGTAGCAGCCTTCCCTTGAAATATTCTGTTGTTTTGAACGCCGCCCACCCTGGGGACGGGTTTCATTGGTCGGGCAGTATGGCAGTAGTTGTATGCCGGCGGCTGAGTTAAGTCGCCGGCATGACGAAGCGTCTATGGAATTGAACGGGCGGGACCGTCAACTGCGTAACTCGAGCGAGCGGGCAAGGGCGCAGGCTTCGTTATGATTGCCGCGGAAACCTCTGACGCGGCCGGTGGAAATTTCCTTGATATGAAAAAAGGCATTGCCGGCCAGAATGACCCGAAAGCGTGGCCGGGCGAGCTCTTCAGGGTAGTATTCATGCGATTGAAACATCCCCGGGGGCAGTGTCCTCGAGCTGTTCGTATTGGGCGCCTGAGGGTGAGCAAAATGTGTCAGCGTGCACATATGAAGTCCTTTTCGTTGTTTTACCGACGTGTGTACGTGGTTTTGGGTAGTCTCGATGAGCATCGCTGCTCTAGAATCACCGTCAGTGTTTGGCGATCGATGTTCATCTAAAGCAATTTTTTGCTGGCGATATGTCGGAAAAGTGCTTTTGTTAAAGAGATTTTTCCCTAAAGTTGGTAGTCCCGTTTTTCTGGCCGTCGCAAGGGCTTTTTCCTTCAACCTCTGACGAACGCCAGGCAAGACGACGTGAGTGTTGTTCCAGTAGTCTTCTCAAGCCTCGCGATGGATGAGCCCTCTGCTCGTTTCAGGATTTCAACCTGGGCCTTTTTGCGACACCTTCGGCATTGCCGCTTTTTTCTGCTGTGCGCTGTTTTCCTGTGTGCAGCATCATTTTCAGATGTGGGGATGTTTCCTTGGCAGTAAGTAATCTCGATATGCATGCTTTGTTCGTGCTGGGTGATTTGCGCGCAAAGCTGGTTAAACAGTTCCAGTCACGTTTTGTTTACATCACCGAACAGAACGCTGAAGGCATTTATATTGCCGAGATCGACACCGAAGAGGCGCTGGTGGTTGATGACAAACCCGGGCTTAAACTCAAGGTCGGCGATCATTTCAGCGCCTCTGTATTGCCCAGCCGCGAAGGCGGCAAGCTGGACATCAAGTTCCGCGAAATCAAACTGACGGTGTACGGCCTGGGTGATTACGCGTTCGTCACCACCGCTGATGGCCATGGGATCGTGTTCAAGGAAGGCCATAGCGTGGTGATGGTGTTCGCCGCTCACCAACAGTTGCAGGAAGGCCTGACCAAAACCCTGAAAGCCGTCACCGCCAAGGCTGCCAAGTGGCGCAAAGGGGAACTGGTCACCTTCAAGGCCAGCGAATAATGACCCTGACCCGCGCCGACTTCCACGAACAGAACCAGGCCAGTGCGCAAGCCGAAGCCCAGCGGCTGTTCGATCAGAAGGCCGTTTTGCAAGGTGCATGGCTGGGTTGGGTGGCGTCATAGATCTATACGTTACGTCCGGCGGAGTACGCCAGCATGGTACGAAGAGCGCTGTCGCGCTTGCAGGAACCTCCCGAAAACTGATTGACCTCCCTCGAAAGCAGGAACCTCTACTACAGTCAGTGGACTGAGTATTCAGAGGCTTTGCGGTCTTCTGCCAGGCCATCCTGCTATTGCTGTGAACAGCACGAGGTGCAAAAGAATGAACGGATTTCGACGGTTGCTGGCCGCTACTATGGCCACTTTCGGATTGTTGGCTTCACCCGTTCCGGTGTTCGCTGCCCAGGCGCCGATCCACTTCGCCGATCTGAACTGGGAAAGCGGCAGCCTGATCACCGATATCCTGCGGATCATTGTCGAGAAGGGCTACGGGCTGCCGACCGATACCTTGCCGGGGACGACCATCACCCTGGAGACCGCACTGGCCAACAATGACATTCAGGTCATTGGCGAAGAGTGGGCCGGTCGCAGTCCGGTCTGGGTCAAGGCTGAGGCCGAAGGCAAAGTCGCGAGTCTGGGCGATACGGTCAAGGGCGCCACCGAAGGTTGGTGGGTGCCCGAATATGTAATCAAGGGCGACCCGGCGAAAGGCATCAAGCCGCTGGCGCCGGGCCTGCGCAGTGTCAGCGACCTGCCGAAATACAAGGACGTGTTCAGAGATCCGGAAACCCCGGGCAAGGGGCGCTTCCTCAACAGCCCGATCGGCTGGACGTCGGAAGTGGTCAACAAACAGAAACTCAAGGCGTATGGGCTGGACGACAGCTATGTGAATTTTCGCAGCGGCTCCGGGGCAGCGCTGGATGCGGAGATCAGTTCTTCGATTCGGCGCGGCAAACCGGTGCTGTTCTATTACTGGTCGCCTACGCCGTTGCTCGGCCGCTTCAAACTGGTTCAGCTGGAAGAGCCGCCGTTCGACGCCGATGCCTGGAAAACCCTGACCGACGCCGACCACCCGAATCCGAAACCGACGCGCTCACTGCCCTCCAAGCTGTCCATTGGCGTGTCCACGCCATTCCAGAAACAGTATCCGCAGATTGCCGAGTTCTTCACCAAGGTCGACTTGCCAATCGATCCATTGAACAAGGCGCTGGCCGAGATGAGCGAAAAACATACCCCGCCACGGCAGGCGGCGCAGGCGTTCATGAAGGCGCACCCGGACGTGTGGCAGGCCTGGGTGCCCAAGGATGTGGCGGATAAAGTCTCCGCCGAACTGAAATAAACCGATAATCCTGTAGGAGTTGCCGCAGGCTGCGATCTTTTGACTTTGTTTTTAACAACAAGATCAAAAGATCGCAGGCTTCGCCAGCTCCTACATGAAGCGGGTACATCCGGTAGATCGATGATTAAAACCGGGTTTGCACCGTCAACTCGAAGGTACGCGGTGTGCCGAGGTAATACGCCGGTGACACATGGGCAAACTCGGCATACACCTCATTGGTCAGGTTGCGCACCCGCCCGGTGACGGTGGTGTGTTGATCGACCTTGTAGCTGAGGAACGTTCCGTAGAGCGTGTACGACGGTACGGTCAGGGTGTTGGCGCTGTCGGCAAACACCGAGGCCACATACCGCGCATCGACACCGCCCCGCCATTGCGGCGCGAAGTCATAGGTCAGCCATAGATTGCCGATCCGGTCCGGCACGTTGGTCGGTGTGTTGCCTTTGCGTGAAACCACGACACCCGCCGCATTCTTCTCGTTGAATTCGTCGTACTGCGCATCGACCCAGGCGAAGTTGCCTTCGGCCAACAGCTTGTCGGTGATTCTGAACGAACTGGCCAGTTCGATCCCTTTGGAGGTCTGTTGACCCACGGGAATGCTGCTGGTCGGATCCAGTGGATCGGTGACTGCGAAGTCCTTTCGCTCGATCGTGTAAGCCGCCACTGTCGCCGAGCCGCGACCGTCCAGATAGTCGAATTTACTGCCGACTTCCCATTGCTTGCCGGTGGACACGTCGAAATCTTGCGTGCCGTTGGGTTGTTCGGCGGCGGTGCTGTATTGCACGTAGACGTTGGCTTCGGGGATGAATTGGTAAGTCAGGCCGACCCGACCGGTCACCGGCTCCCAGCTGCGCTTGAGGTGCCGGGGGTTGCTGGCGGTCACGACGCGGTGGTTGGTCACGTCCAGGTCGATGTCGTCGTAACGCAGGCCGGTCAGCAGCGCGAGTTTGTCGGTGAGGGCCAAACGGTTCTCGGCGAACAGGGCTTTGGTGGTGACTTCGTTGGTCTTGTCGCTGACAAAACCCGGTCGGGCGCCCGGGATGTCGTAGAAGTGACCCGGCTGAAAGTGATTCGGGTCGACGGTGTTGGCACCTTTGACGTTCAGCGGCGAGTTGGTGGTCTGGTTGACCTTGTACTCGAAGCCGCCGGACCAGGTCGTGTCCAGCCCGAACAACGTGTTGTCGTGACGCAGTTCGAACTGGTTGCCGTTCTGCTCGCCCTGATGCCGGACCTGATACGCCGTGGAACGAGTCACCGCACTGTTGTCGGTGTTGTACTGGTAGGTTTCCAGGTTGCGGTAATCGCGCTGGCTGTCGAGGTGGTAAAGGGTGTTGCGCAGGGTGGTGCTGTCGTTGATCCGGTAGTCGATGATCGAGCGCACCCAGATCGAGCGCTGCTCGTAGCGGCCGTCCTCGACGTTGTAGTTGTTGAATCGGTTGTGCTTGTCGATCTTCAATTCGCCGGCCTTGGGGTTGAGCACCGGCGTGCCCCAGTAAGGGCTGTCTTCGTGTTCATCCTGATATTCCAGGGCCAGGGTATGGGACAGGTTGGGCGTCAGGTCGCTGAGCAGCGAGAACGCCACGCTCCACGCATCACGCTCCTGACGGTCGATGTAGCCGTTGCCGGTGTTGTGGCTGACGTCGAGCCGCGCGTAGTGCTGCACATCCGCGCTGGCATCGCTCAGGGCGTGGTTGAGACCGAATGCGGTCTCGGTGGTGTCGTAACTGCCGTAGCTGACCCGGCCTTCGATGGCTTGCTCTTCACGCGTCGCCAGTTTGGTCACGTAGTTCAGCGAACCGCCCACGGAGCCAGCACCATTGATCAGCGATGACGGGCCGCCCACCAGCTCCACGCGATCATAGATCCAGGCGTCTACCGGCCGGGAGAGGCCGCCGGAGACATTGATGCCGTTGAACATCTGGGTGATCTGGCTGCTGGTGAAACCGCGGTAGGAGACGAACCCACCGAAGCCCGGCGGTGCGCTGGCGTTGACGCCCGGCAGGGTGTTGGCGGCGTCCTGGAAGTTCTGCGCGCCGTGGCGCTCGATGTCGTTGCGGTTGGCCACGGCTACCGAGGCGGGGGTTTTGCGCACGCTCAGGCCAAGCCGCGACGCCATGCCGCTGGACTGATCCAGACTCAGCCCCGGCTCATCCGCCGCTTCGCCGTCAATGGTGATGGGGGCGAGGTTGACGGTGGATTGTGCCCAGGCGTTAACAGACAGGCAGCCGAACAGGCTTGCCAGTAAAGGAATGCGTTTCATCGATGAATCCTGAATGCTTGACTAGGAAACAGCGCACAGGCGAACGCTACGCGTTGGCGAGGTGGGCTGATCGGAAAAGGCGAAGAAGTTCAGGCGACAGGCGGAGCGCGAGGGTTGGCCGAGGGCCAGGTGAAGCGGGCAGGGAGGTCAGCATTGGCGACGACGGCCAAGGGCGGACTGTGTTGCTGCGGGAGGATCGCCAGGGTCAGGCTGGAGTTGAGCGCCGGGCCCATGCCGCCGGTGGAGCACAACGGGCAGCCGAAGGCCTTGGACAGGGTCGGCAGTTTGTCTTCGGAGGTGTTCGACGAGGCCGGCAGCTGGCTGGCCGGGTCGACGGTACAGAATTGGCCGCCGATGCCGTTGAGCTGCATCCCGACCATTTGCCCGTGACCGATACTGCAGGCGAACACGTTGAACAGGACGCAGCAATAAAGCATCCAGGCCATCAATGTGCGATCAGTTCGGGCGAGTTTCATGGGGCGGCACTTTATCATCGCCAATGACGAATACCCTTACAAAATCGTTCAAGGAAGTTCATTCTGCTGCGACATTTCACGCTGGAAGTCCGAACATGAGCCTATTGATCGCGCAATGGATGGCTGCCATCTTCCTGTTGATCAGCCTGATCCACCTGTACTGGGCGGCAGGTGGCACGTTGGGTAGCGAGGCGGCGGTCCCGCGAATATCCGCAGAGGGCGGTGGGGAATCCAGGCCGGCCTTCAAGCCTTCAGGCTTTGCCACGTTGCTGGTGGCGGTCGGGCTGCTGCTGATTGCGATGCTGGTGTGCTTGCGGGTCGGCCTGTATTTGCCGACGGTGCATCACTCGTCGTTGCAATGGGTGATCAGCGCGATTGCAATGCTGATGTTCGCCCGGGCGATCGGCGATTCGAATTTGATTGGGTTCTTCAAGCAGGTGAAGGATTCGAAATTTGCCCGGCTCGACACCTGGGCGTATTCGCCGTTGTGTGTGGTGCTGGGGGCGGGGTTGTTGGCAGTCGCCTGGATCTGAGGCAAGGCAAGATCAAAAGATCGCAGCCTCGTTTCACTCGACAGCTCCTACATGGGTTTTGCATTCCCCTGTAGGAGCTGTCGAGTGAAACGAGGCTGCGATCTTTTGGCGTCTAACTCCCACTCTCCGTGCGCCGACTGCTCACCTCAGCCGGCACATCATCCCCCGCCATGCGCTTGCGAAACAGCGCCGCCCGCGCCAGCAACAGCGTGGTCACCGGCACCGTAATCGACAACAGAATCGGAATCAGCCAGGCATGCAGCACCGGCCCGGACTTGAGTGCCGAAAAATAAATGATCGAGGCCAGCGCCACGCACCAGGCGCCCAATGTCGACGCCAGCGCCGGCGGGTGCATGCGCTGGAAGTAGTCCTTCATCCGCACGAGGCCAATGGCACCGATCAGCGCAAACAGACTACTGAGCACCAGCAGGATCGCCACCGGAATTTCAACCCACAGAGACAGTTCAGCGCTCATTCGATCACCTCGCCACGCAGCAGGAATTTCGCCAGGGCAAACGAGCCGACGAAACCGAACAGCGCAATCAGCAGCGCTGCCTCGAAGTAAGTGTCACTGGCATAACGAATGCCCAGCGCCAGCATCATCAGCATCGCGATGATGTACAGGTAATCCAGCGCCAGAACCCGGTCCTGGGCCGACGGCCCCTTGAACAGCCGGATCAGCGTCAGAATCATCGCCAGGGAAAAGATGAACAGGCTCAGCAGGATCGCGTCCGACAGCAAGGCGCTCATTCGAAGATCTCCATCAAGGGGCGCTCGTAGGTCGCCTTGAAGTGCTGGATGAACAGCGCTTCGTCATCCAGATCGAAGACGTGCAGCAATAAAATGCTGCGGTCCAGCGCCAGTTCCGACCACACGGTGCCGGGAATTACCGTGCAGATCATCGACAACGCGGCCAGGCCGTTGGCGTCACGCAAGTCCATTGGCACCTTGATGAAGCGCGAACGCGGTGGACGGCGACCGCTGTTGAGCACGCCCCAGGCCACGGCGAGGTTGGACACCACCACATCGCGACCGACAAGAAAGAACAAACGCACCATCACGCCCGGCCGACGAATGCGGATCGGCAGTGGCCGCAGCTTGCGCATCATCAGCGGCGCGCAGAACCCCAGCACCGCGCCCAGCAGCAGATTGCCGGGACTCATCGACAGGTTCAGCACCAGCCACAACAACCACAGTGCCAGCGACAACCAGGGAGCAGGAAACAGTCGCT from Pseudomonas sp. ACM7 includes:
- a CDS encoding Na+/H+ antiporter subunit E, whose protein sequence is MKRLFPAPWLSLALWLLWLVLNLSMSPGNLLLGAVLGFCAPLMMRKLRPLPIRIRRPGVMVRLFFLVGRDVVVSNLAVAWGVLNSGRRPPRSRFIKVPMDLRDANGLAALSMICTVIPGTVWSELALDRSILLLHVFDLDDEALFIQHFKATYERPLMEIFE
- a CDS encoding ABC transporter substrate-binding protein; translated protein: MNGFRRLLAATMATFGLLASPVPVFAAQAPIHFADLNWESGSLITDILRIIVEKGYGLPTDTLPGTTITLETALANNDIQVIGEEWAGRSPVWVKAEAEGKVASLGDTVKGATEGWWVPEYVIKGDPAKGIKPLAPGLRSVSDLPKYKDVFRDPETPGKGRFLNSPIGWTSEVVNKQKLKAYGLDDSYVNFRSGSGAALDAEISSSIRRGKPVLFYYWSPTPLLGRFKLVQLEEPPFDADAWKTLTDADHPNPKPTRSLPSKLSIGVSTPFQKQYPQIAEFFTKVDLPIDPLNKALAEMSEKHTPPRQAAQAFMKAHPDVWQAWVPKDVADKVSAELK
- a CDS encoding Na+/H+ antiporter subunit G; translation: MSAELSLWVEIPVAILLVLSSLFALIGAIGLVRMKDYFQRMHPPALASTLGAWCVALASIIYFSALKSGPVLHAWLIPILLSITVPVTTLLLARAALFRKRMAGDDVPAEVSSRRTESGS
- a CDS encoding TonB-dependent siderophore receptor gives rise to the protein MKRIPLLASLFGCLSVNAWAQSTVNLAPITIDGEAADEPGLSLDQSSGMASRLGLSVRKTPASVAVANRNDIERHGAQNFQDAANTLPGVNASAPPGFGGFVSYRGFTSSQITQMFNGINVSGGLSRPVDAWIYDRVELVGGPSSLINGAGSVGGSLNYVTKLATREEQAIEGRVSYGSYDTTETAFGLNHALSDASADVQHYARLDVSHNTGNGYIDRQERDAWSVAFSLLSDLTPNLSHTLALEYQDEHEDSPYWGTPVLNPKAGELKIDKHNRFNNYNVEDGRYEQRSIWVRSIIDYRINDSTTLRNTLYHLDSQRDYRNLETYQYNTDNSAVTRSTAYQVRHQGEQNGNQFELRHDNTLFGLDTTWSGGFEYKVNQTTNSPLNVKGANTVDPNHFQPGHFYDIPGARPGFVSDKTNEVTTKALFAENRLALTDKLALLTGLRYDDIDLDVTNHRVVTASNPRHLKRSWEPVTGRVGLTYQFIPEANVYVQYSTAAEQPNGTQDFDVSTGKQWEVGSKFDYLDGRGSATVAAYTIERKDFAVTDPLDPTSSIPVGQQTSKGIELASSFRITDKLLAEGNFAWVDAQYDEFNEKNAAGVVVSRKGNTPTNVPDRIGNLWLTYDFAPQWRGGVDARYVASVFADSANTLTVPSYTLYGTFLSYKVDQHTTVTGRVRNLTNEVYAEFAHVSPAYYLGTPRTFELTVQTRF
- a CDS encoding K+/H+ antiporter subunit F, coding for MSALLSDAILLSLFIFSLAMILTLIRLFKGPSAQDRVLALDYLYIIAMLMMLALGIRYASDTYFEAALLIALFGFVGSFALAKFLLRGEVIE
- a CDS encoding DUF2946 domain-containing protein, whose protein sequence is MKLARTDRTLMAWMLYCCVLFNVFACSIGHGQMVGMQLNGIGGQFCTVDPASQLPASSNTSEDKLPTLSKAFGCPLCSTGGMGPALNSSLTLAILPQQHSPPLAVVANADLPARFTWPSANPRAPPVA
- a CDS encoding DUF3995 domain-containing protein encodes the protein MSLLIAQWMAAIFLLISLIHLYWAAGGTLGSEAAVPRISAEGGGESRPAFKPSGFATLLVAVGLLLIAMLVCLRVGLYLPTVHHSSLQWVISAIAMLMFARAIGDSNLIGFFKQVKDSKFARLDTWAYSPLCVVLGAGLLAVAWI